Proteins from one Rosa chinensis cultivar Old Blush chromosome 7, RchiOBHm-V2, whole genome shotgun sequence genomic window:
- the LOC112179822 gene encoding cytochrome P450 CYP82D47 isoform X1, whose amino-acid sequence MALANHMGYNYAMFALALTGPYWREIRKITTLELLSNRRLELLKHIRVSEVSTFLKEMYKTWSSRANVNKGLNSDQVLVELNQWFGDLTLNMILRMVAGKRYSFATDEEEKKEARSVQKALREFFNFMGMLLVGDVIPHLRWLDLGGHEKAMKKSGKELDAILENWVEEHKQKRALEGDAAHNCKGEQDFIDTMISILKDADVSGFDADTINKATSLNMIAGGSDTTMVTLTWAIALLLNNHEKLKRAQDELDTEIGRERFVSESDMSKLVYIQAIVKETLRLYPAAPLSAPHEFDKDCTIGGYYVPKGTRLITNLWKIQTDPKMWPDDPLGFKPERFLTTHKDVDVRGQHFELIPFGSGRRACPGLSFGIQMVQFTLASFLHAFQVSTLSDNAPIDMTESFGLTNVKATPLAVLIKPRLSYKLYR is encoded by the exons ATGGCACTTGCAAATCACATGGGCTATAACTACGCCATGTTTGCGTTAGCCCTAACCGGACCTTACTGGCGAGAAATACGTAAGATTACCACTTTAGAGTTGCTCTCCAACCGCCGGCTCGAGCTGCTCAAACACATAAGAGTCTCGGAGGTGAGTACCTTCTTGAAAGAAATGTACAAAACTTGGAGCAGTAGAGCAAATGTAAACAAgggcttgaatagtgaccaagTGTTGGTGGAGTTAAACCAATGGTTCGGGGACCTCACTTTAAACATGATTCTCAGGATGGTGGCTGGAAAGCGTTACTCATTTGCTACCGacgaggaagagaagaaggaagCACGTTCAGTCCAGAAGGCGTTGAGGGAGTTCTTTAACTTTATGGGGATGTTATTGGTGGGCGATGTGATTCCTCATCTTCGGTGGTTGGATTTAGGTGGACATGAGAAAGCCATGAAGAAATCAGGAAAAGAATTGGACGCCATTCTTGAAAATTGGGTAGAAGAGCATAAGCAAAAGAGAGCACTAGAAGGCGATGCAGCTCATAATTGTAAAGGGGAGCAAGACTTCATAGACACCATGATTTCGATACTTAAAGATGCTGACGTCAGCGGTTTTGATGCAGATACCATTAACAAAGCCACAAGCTTG AATATGATTGCAGGAGGCAGTGATACCACCATGGTCACTTTGACATGGGCAATAGCGTTACTGTTAAACAACCATGAAAAGTTGAAAAGAGCCCAAGATGAACTAGACACCGAGATAGGAAGAGAGAGATTTGTGAGTGAGTCGGATATGAGCAAGCTGGTTTATATCCAAGCCATAGTGAAAGAGACGCTTCGGTTATACCCGGCAGCACCATTATCAGCACCACATGAATTCGACAAGGACTGCACCATAGGTGGCTACTATGTCCCAAAAGGTACACGGTTGATCACAAACCTATGGAAGATCCAAACCGACCCAAAAATGTGGCCGGATGACCCATTAGGTTTCAAGCCGGAGAGATTTCTAACCACCCATAAGGATGTCGATGTTAGGGGTCAACACTTTGAGTTAATTCCATTTGGAAGTGGAAGAAGAGCATGCCCTGGACTATCTTTCGGCATTCAAATGGTGCAATTTACATTGGCCAGCTTCCTACATGCGTTCCAAGTTTCAACTCTCTCCGATAATGCACCAATTGATATGACCGAGAGTTTTGGGCTCACCAACGTCAAGGCTACTCCACTTGCAGTTCTCATCAAACCTCGTTTGTCTTATAAACTTTATAGATGA
- the LOC112179822 gene encoding cytochrome P450 82A3 isoform X2, translating into MVAGKRYSFATDEEEKKEARSVQKALREFFNFMGMLLVGDVIPHLRWLDLGGHEKAMKKSGKELDAILENWVEEHKQKRALEGDAAHNCKGEQDFIDTMISILKDADVSGFDADTINKATSLNMIAGGSDTTMVTLTWAIALLLNNHEKLKRAQDELDTEIGRERFVSESDMSKLVYIQAIVKETLRLYPAAPLSAPHEFDKDCTIGGYYVPKGTRLITNLWKIQTDPKMWPDDPLGFKPERFLTTHKDVDVRGQHFELIPFGSGRRACPGLSFGIQMVQFTLASFLHAFQVSTLSDNAPIDMTESFGLTNVKATPLAVLIKPRLSYKLYR; encoded by the exons ATGGTGGCTGGAAAGCGTTACTCATTTGCTACCGacgaggaagagaagaaggaagCACGTTCAGTCCAGAAGGCGTTGAGGGAGTTCTTTAACTTTATGGGGATGTTATTGGTGGGCGATGTGATTCCTCATCTTCGGTGGTTGGATTTAGGTGGACATGAGAAAGCCATGAAGAAATCAGGAAAAGAATTGGACGCCATTCTTGAAAATTGGGTAGAAGAGCATAAGCAAAAGAGAGCACTAGAAGGCGATGCAGCTCATAATTGTAAAGGGGAGCAAGACTTCATAGACACCATGATTTCGATACTTAAAGATGCTGACGTCAGCGGTTTTGATGCAGATACCATTAACAAAGCCACAAGCTTG AATATGATTGCAGGAGGCAGTGATACCACCATGGTCACTTTGACATGGGCAATAGCGTTACTGTTAAACAACCATGAAAAGTTGAAAAGAGCCCAAGATGAACTAGACACCGAGATAGGAAGAGAGAGATTTGTGAGTGAGTCGGATATGAGCAAGCTGGTTTATATCCAAGCCATAGTGAAAGAGACGCTTCGGTTATACCCGGCAGCACCATTATCAGCACCACATGAATTCGACAAGGACTGCACCATAGGTGGCTACTATGTCCCAAAAGGTACACGGTTGATCACAAACCTATGGAAGATCCAAACCGACCCAAAAATGTGGCCGGATGACCCATTAGGTTTCAAGCCGGAGAGATTTCTAACCACCCATAAGGATGTCGATGTTAGGGGTCAACACTTTGAGTTAATTCCATTTGGAAGTGGAAGAAGAGCATGCCCTGGACTATCTTTCGGCATTCAAATGGTGCAATTTACATTGGCCAGCTTCCTACATGCGTTCCAAGTTTCAACTCTCTCCGATAATGCACCAATTGATATGACCGAGAGTTTTGGGCTCACCAACGTCAAGGCTACTCCACTTGCAGTTCTCATCAAACCTCGTTTGTCTTATAAACTTTATAGATGA